A region from the uncultured Bacteroides sp. genome encodes:
- a CDS encoding ATP-binding protein, whose protein sequence is MKRIEHEQDNPNSLISDHVNAIIQDSDGDYWYGTNNGVSFYDTKKHEWKHFLNVKGDKYGYSPVVLALCEDYRGNIWVGGYGIGLYSINKRSGEIKKMPKKLKHSGGGISTNYIYSIYAEGDNIWMGGIEGAFTCYNSHTNTYSYYPIDCVGDIKKWNKDSLLIAGCDGLAFFNKSTGKAVWYKNFGDISLHYPIRCLLHASSGDIWLATDGEGLVQFNPINKQARAYTINDGLASNSINSIIEDNVGHIWFNTEKELYCLDPSKGIIINANDFLSISWGYYNPGAALKLRNGNLTFGTAEGAIMFSPSFSLQQNRTVNLIFTNFKLFYQSVKVGAKGSILKANIDQTQKIKLKSEQNSFSISFSAINLVSPYKVRYEYLLEKYQKKWTQTNSVQSVNYMDLPPGKYIFRVKAFDKYTQQKLGERCLEIIISPPFWLSWWAFFIYFVIISAFVFLFVQAKRHQISENRIKDKIRLFIGFAHDIRTPVTLIKAPLSELDGKEDIPEKYKKNISVAVKNVDKLFEMLTQLLNLQKVETHQEGLDITLNDIGEYLRDKISEFRIAARHKGLDIVLQIEPNMFEVWFDKNKMDHIMDNLLSNALKYTEKGFICVAVKKSRKTWSIEVKDTGVGIPKGEQNNIFHEYYRAKNAINSVEEGIGIGLMITRRIVRQHRGKISFSSVENGGTTFVVTLPLKINSNLIAKTENNMELLSTDASQETPVNKNILLLAEDDKDMREYLTSSLASEYQVISVDDGGKALEKAREINPDIIISDIMMPILQGDELCRILKSSVETSHIPIILLTALSERENIILGLESGANDYIIKPFDLSVLKVRLRNILQSRQHLREMVFSLNTTLGEENYTTQLDKEFLDKAMEIMNAELANPDFSINDFCRMIGMSRTSVYNKIKTLTGQGPNDYIRIIRLNKSKELLLSHRFPVAEVSSMVGFSDPKYFSTCFKKQFKISPSKI, encoded by the coding sequence GTGAAAAGAATAGAACACGAGCAGGATAATCCGAATTCTTTGATTTCTGATCATGTCAATGCTATTATTCAAGATTCAGATGGGGATTATTGGTATGGAACAAACAATGGGGTTAGTTTTTATGATACAAAAAAACATGAATGGAAGCATTTTTTAAACGTCAAGGGAGATAAATATGGATATTCGCCGGTTGTGCTTGCTCTTTGTGAAGATTATAGAGGTAATATTTGGGTTGGTGGTTATGGCATAGGGCTATATTCTATCAACAAAAGATCAGGCGAGATCAAAAAAATGCCTAAAAAATTAAAACACTCAGGGGGAGGAATATCGACGAATTATATTTATTCCATTTATGCCGAGGGTGATAACATATGGATGGGGGGAATTGAAGGTGCATTTACTTGCTATAATTCTCACACAAACACGTATTCTTATTACCCTATAGATTGTGTGGGTGATATAAAAAAATGGAACAAAGATTCTTTATTAATAGCTGGTTGTGATGGATTGGCGTTTTTTAATAAATCGACAGGAAAAGCTGTTTGGTATAAAAACTTTGGAGATATATCTTTGCACTATCCTATTCGATGTCTATTACATGCGTCTTCCGGCGATATCTGGCTTGCAACGGATGGTGAAGGCCTTGTTCAATTTAATCCAATAAATAAGCAAGCACGTGCCTACACAATCAATGATGGTTTGGCTTCTAATTCTATCAATAGTATTATAGAAGATAATGTAGGACATATTTGGTTCAATACAGAAAAAGAACTTTATTGTTTGGATCCGTCTAAGGGCATTATCATTAATGCAAATGATTTTTTGAGTATAAGCTGGGGATATTATAATCCCGGTGCAGCACTTAAACTTCGAAATGGAAATTTAACTTTTGGAACGGCTGAAGGAGCAATCATGTTTTCTCCTTCATTTAGTCTTCAACAAAATAGAACAGTTAACCTGATTTTTACTAATTTTAAATTGTTCTACCAATCGGTAAAAGTCGGTGCAAAAGGTTCTATATTGAAAGCCAATATTGATCAAACCCAAAAGATTAAATTAAAATCCGAGCAAAATTCGTTCTCTATCTCTTTTTCCGCAATAAACCTAGTGTCTCCATATAAAGTTAGGTATGAATATTTATTAGAAAAATACCAGAAAAAATGGACACAGACAAATTCGGTTCAAAGTGTAAATTATATGGACCTACCACCCGGAAAATACATTTTTAGAGTAAAGGCCTTTGATAAATATACCCAGCAGAAGCTAGGAGAACGCTGTCTGGAAATTATAATTAGTCCGCCTTTTTGGCTTTCCTGGTGGGCCTTCTTTATTTATTTTGTTATCATTTCTGCTTTTGTGTTTTTATTTGTACAGGCTAAACGCCATCAAATTAGCGAAAACAGAATTAAAGATAAAATACGTTTATTCATTGGCTTTGCACACGATATCCGCACCCCTGTTACTTTAATAAAGGCTCCTTTAAGTGAGCTTGACGGGAAAGAGGATATACCCGAAAAATACAAGAAAAACATATCTGTAGCGGTTAAGAATGTAGATAAGCTATTTGAAATGCTGACTCAGCTATTAAATCTTCAAAAAGTAGAGACCCATCAGGAGGGCCTTGATATTACATTGAATGATATAGGTGAATATTTACGTGATAAAATATCAGAGTTTCGTATAGCAGCCAGGCATAAAGGATTGGATATAGTGTTGCAGATTGAGCCAAATATGTTTGAAGTTTGGTTTGATAAAAATAAGATGGATCATATCATGGATAATCTACTTTCCAACGCATTGAAGTATACTGAAAAAGGATTTATTTGTGTTGCGGTTAAAAAGTCGAGGAAAACATGGTCGATTGAAGTGAAGGATACCGGAGTAGGAATTCCTAAAGGAGAGCAGAATAATATTTTTCATGAATATTACAGAGCTAAAAATGCGATTAATTCTGTTGAGGAAGGAATCGGGATCGGGCTAATGATTACCCGTAGGATAGTACGCCAGCATCGTGGGAAAATTTCATTTAGCAGTGTTGAAAATGGAGGGACAACATTTGTTGTTACACTTCCTTTGAAAATCAATTCAAATTTAATAGCAAAAACAGAAAACAACATGGAGCTCTTATCAACAGATGCTTCTCAAGAAACTCCTGTTAATAAGAATATACTATTATTGGCAGAGGATGATAAGGACATGCGCGAATATTTAACAAGTAGCTTGGCATCCGAATATCAGGTTATCAGTGTTGATGATGGTGGAAAAGCCTTGGAGAAAGCAAGGGAAATCAATCCGGATATCATTATCTCCGACATTATGATGCCAATATTGCAAGGTGATGAATTATGCCGGATTTTGAAATCCTCCGTGGAAACCAGTCATATTCCCATTATATTACTGACTGCCCTTTCTGAAAGAGAAAACATAATTTTGGGTCTAGAATCAGGTGCAAATGATTATATCATTAAACCTTTTGACTTATCTGTTCTCAAAGTTCGTTTACGGAATATTCTTCAGAGCAGGCAGCATCTTCGGGAAATGGTCTTTTCCTTGAATACAACCTTGGGTGAAGAAAATTACACGACTCAACTGGATAAAGAATTCTTAGATAAAGCAATGGAAATTATGAATGCAGAATTGGCAAATCCTGATTTCTCAATTAATGATTTTTGCAGGATGATAGGAATGAGTCGCACTTCTGTTTATAATAAGATAAAGACGCTGACCGGACAGGGACCGAATGATTATATTCGCATTATTCGTTTGAATAAATCTAAAGAACTGTTACTCTCCCATCGGTTTCCTGTCGCCGAAGTCTCTTCTATGGTAGGATTTTCTGATCCG